Proteins from one Sulfolobales archaeon genomic window:
- a CDS encoding branched-chain amino acid ABC transporter permease translates to MSRISLELLLSALIDGIALGFIFLMLSLGLSIIFGLMRIVNFAHGSLFTLGAYIGYEVASRTSNMAYGLLASLTSIGLIGLAIERFLLKIRREPLVQVIITVGLMILLDRLAWLRWGDITYIWSPQWLEGTIYIGPIIIYRYRLFLILFGAFLSMAMYYLFTRTKYGLFVRAGIDDREMIQAFGVNIERIFTITFAIGSMLAGTAGFLLVPWQGVYPLIGTNYLLYAFAIIVIGGIGSIEGTIFSSILVGIVQQLCAYYAPYLSEVSIFAVMLSILLVRPRGILGKVVI, encoded by the coding sequence GTGTCTAGGATCTCCTTAGAACTGCTCTTATCAGCCCTTATAGATGGTATAGCCCTTGGATTCATATTTCTAATGCTATCCCTCGGCCTCTCTATAATCTTCGGGCTTATGAGGATCGTCAATTTCGCACATGGAAGCCTATTCACTCTAGGAGCCTACATAGGCTATGAAGTAGCATCGAGGACCAGTAACATGGCCTACGGCTTACTAGCATCCCTTACTTCGATAGGGCTGATAGGGCTCGCTATAGAGAGGTTCTTGCTAAAGATTAGGAGAGAACCCCTAGTTCAGGTGATAATAACGGTAGGGCTTATGATTCTTCTAGATAGGTTGGCGTGGCTGAGATGGGGAGATATAACCTATATATGGTCTCCCCAATGGTTGGAAGGAACTATATATATAGGCCCGATCATAATATACAGATATAGGCTATTTCTAATACTATTTGGTGCATTTCTTTCTATGGCTATGTATTATCTATTTACTAGAACCAAGTATGGTTTATTTGTAAGGGCAGGGATAGATGATAGAGAGATGATACAGGCTTTCGGGGTTAACATTGAGAGGATATTCACAATCACATTTGCAATAGGCTCTATGCTAGCAGGAACGGCAGGATTCCTGTTAGTCCCTTGGCAGGGTGTCTATCCATTAATAGGCACTAACTACCTTCTATACGCATTCGCTATAATAGTGATCGGTGGTATTGGAAGTATAGAGGGAACGATCTTCTCATCAATACTGGTTGGGATAGTTCAGCAGTTATGTGCCTATTATGCTCCCTACCTAAGCGAGGTCTCTATATTCGCTGTTATGCTTTCTATACTGCTTGTGAGGCCTAGGGGTATTCTAGGTAAGGTGGTTATATGA